The sequence ATCAGTGAGTCCCCAGGATAGGTTAAACCCATGGAAGAAAGCTATAGAAGATTATGAGAAGAAAAGTGTTCATGAGAAAATGAGATGAAGAGGGAGACGCTCTGAGAGAGAGAATTATTTTTTATGAGATTAGGGGTTTTGCATTTTAATACAGTAAAGCTAAATATTTATCatgcaaaatttttttttttttaaagttctggaaaaattaatattgaagcgggaaaataaaattttcttacaattttaggcgggaatattatGTACGGTTTGGCCGACTGCTTGGCAAACGGGTCGATTATTCAGGACATATAATTATTACATGCTAGTGTTTCCACTTCGACTCTTgagagaataagaaaaaaaatcttcataaaaTCTTCTTCAAACTTTTGAAGAAGCGAATGCTTTGGAATATTCCATTCTTGTAGCAGCCACCGCTTCGGAGGAACGCTAATAAATCCATGAGAGATTATTTGTAAAATTGGTCCACTAACTAAGCCCATGGAAattttctagacgacttcctaaactaaattaactaacttagcactttttaaaatcaaattaaacttaaaagatGTTTATTATACAAAGAAATAAACATATACATGTaaaatttttactttttcaaaaaactatttaagctttccaaaatctaaccctaaaaatacatacaatactacaacatatgttttcAAACCCTAgacaaagaatatcatgattcactattttcactcatctatgttgaaaacaattcaattcaattttactatattttaatttatatcacttaaaactctGAATagttacatgatttcaatttttcactcattaaaatattttttacaaaatttataaattatctttaagATCAACTATATCAGAAGACTTACATTATCCGAGAAGACTCAAAAGACTTTatgggctatattcgtaaaaatgaattttttttttgtttggtcacaaggagTTGACTGTAATCACAAGGTTTTTAGGTTCGTTTTGCAATTGATTCAAATTTGAGTataattttgcatttaaaatcaagttttgaatcATATTTGGAAAATCTAATATATCCTTAGTCAATACAATTGTTTAGTAAAATGAAATATCcacttacttttttttctatcccctatatattaattgaggatctttaaacaaattagaaccttaattttgtattaattaaaaaaagactCATCCTATGCGGCAGTTGTCTATGGCCTCTAAATCCTCTTTTAAGGAATTATAGAGCACCTCATATAAACCATAGTTTACAAATTTAACATTGGTTCGCATATATCATAGAAACACAACTATCATAGCAAAAGTcccatatatttattatgatgTATTTATGACGATATATTTTAAGCTTTACTCCAATGAGACACGAAGTCTGCTTTTGAACTCTCTCCACATCTGTGATCACCATTACTTTCTGTTGACCTTTGATAATGATAGGAAAAGGTGAACTTCATATAGCTCAACCATATCAATAGTCGCATAGCAATGTAAACTTTGTCCATGGAAGTTACATGAGTTCCAGAATTAGGAAGTCGCGTAGTGGATGATTTGTCCATGGACGTTTGAGACTCTTTCACTTCTAACACACGTTTGAGACTCTTTCAGTTTCTTTTTTGATTATGTTTACATTACACATTATCAGACATAAATGGTGTCTATAATATCAATTCATGTAGGCCATGGTTCTGTCAAATTGTATTCTGTTGTGCACCAtcattgtgggaaccgaaattcgcactgtcgatttccgtttaaataaggaaactaggaaaaccctaatttcccagaggtcccggatctctgcgagagccaacgacaagtgatcgaatatatgcggaaatcatgaaaagataacaaacgagtttagagaaaacagtagatcttatttcgagtccgcgtaagagcgttgcgatcattacaagggatcataaaagctttggccgcaaaggctgtcagcgagttacttagttctagcagcctaaaagctcaaacctatttgagtcgcagctcgataacaaaagatgaaaaagataaataaaaggtttttgattgatttcggactgaaccttgttaaaggctgcctacgtacccctttcgaggatcaagccgaacgtagttcaattggtagagctggacaagagatcgaactgcctgggcgagttcgtctagtaattgagtgccagtcatagaaaccgaacttgtcgagaataaagcctaaagtttctaagtgcagagaattccgaatctaaaaagcccctccccatgctcctcgcctaagactccttatatactagctccaaggtcggtttacgcttttactcttctgcccttaagccgtcatagcgtaaaaatggagatattccatttttctcgattttcacaattatcttcaaaacttctgtatttatccgcggaaacttgacatttatccttccttgtggaccaagcgtaaaccgggctgtggtttacgggcttttggttaagaaatcgcaggatgggcctcgagtcgtgttttaggtccctttgggccgtcttctgactcgaagagtttactacgatttctttcgacaaagaaagaactttccgcggtttctaatccgcgaagtttgatcgatgatttagaatagcggaaaatatagactgagctcgctacggtattcgggagatatcatttgaaggtttgacgagaatgcatggactggtgtcataccgatgttcggaagagcttggtcgctacgcagcgaccaaactttagctcgagcccggtcgttacgtagcgaccgagcgagacggacgctcggtcgctacgtagcgaccgagcttggctcaggctcggtcgctacgtagcaaccgagcgagacggacgctcggtcgctacgtagcgaccgagtttggctcgggctcggtcgctatgtagcgaccaagcgagacggacgctcgggctcggtcgctacgtagcgaccgagcgagatgCGAGCTGGGTCACttcgtagcaaccgagcgggacggatactcggtcgctacgtagcgaccagcttggctcgagctcggtcgctacgtagcgaccgagctgtgtgcatgcttggtcgccgcgtatcgatcgagcttggcttgtccgcggtctgatttccatactcgagcttgtccgcggccgatttggatacatgtccgttgccttcggacaatcggtatttagtggttcgattaaGATTTGGACGAtgttttactgcaaggctcttcgtaaagatatctttacgaagattacttttcgtaaaaacgtttatgctgatttttacgggctttcagacattgattccgccttgaccgattttgaccccaataaTCATTTCTCCAAACTCAATGATTTCTTAATTGATTAAATCATCTGTGAATCATCCTACAATATATGGGATGTGGATCTAAATTTCATAGATCTAAATATCGGACATGGTTTTTCAAAGTAGAAATTGGTTTTCTGTGGCATTCTATTCTAATTGGACGAAACCATAATGTTAGTGGCAatatgagaaatctaaatatCGGACACGGTTTTATAATGTAAAAATTGGTTTTCTGTTGCATTCAAGTTTAATTtgaccaaaccaaaataaatgagAATATCTGTTCGATTAATGCTACTGGCAATATGAGAAATTTTTGAAGGCGTCAAGGTTTTGCAATGTAAATGTCGGTTCTGTGTGGCATTCGTTTTTCATTGAACCAAACCCTAATCAATCAGAATATATGTCTGACTACGTAAATAAATCTAGACTTCTCGACTATATGAgctttttatgtttaatttgatgtaaatttttcttattaaaatatcaaattagaATCAGTGGTCGTGTGAAATCTTATGTGTTATTTATTTGCCTTGATAAGCAAGTTTGTATAATTGTGTACTTAATACACAAATACTTTAGAACCAAGGCTTCTAGCTTAATTTTTTTCAGCAATGAAAGGAAAATATAATGTCTGGGATCAGTATAAGTAAATATCCATGTGTACGATTTACAATCGGAAATCAGTACGTTTACGTATTAGAGCTATAAAATATTTGCGTGTATTTAGTTGCCTTCATAAGCAATTGCGTATTTTAAAGAAGTTAATTAGGTATTTAATGTATGAGAAAACTTATGCACCAAGGCTTCGATTTAAATTTCTTTTGAGTTggataagaaaaatacaatatgtGGCTTCATGATCAGTTAATGTAACCTTTTAGAACACGTAAACCTAAAATTAATCCTATATAAGAGATGTGTAGCACCTATTCAATCCCATCAGCttacaaagaagaaaaacagaaagaaaaacacacaccAAAAATAATGTCTATTAATGATGTTGTCGATgtgaaacctttcaaaaccatGTGGAAGATCAAGGAGAAAATAATTCGGTTGTGGAAACAGTATTCAACCGCTGGAGGTGAAACCATTGAGATGGTTCTTTGCGATCTTAAGGTATGGTGTCTTAAACGTGTTTATTTTCATGGTGTGTTGATTCTGTTTATTAAGACTGACCTTCTTTtgttgttatatatttatacaggGTGGTAAAATTCATGCCTCGGTGAAAAAGGAATTGGTTGCTCAGTTCGACCCTTTCTTAAGACAAGGATATTCGTTGATGTTGAGAAATTTTGCAGTGACTCATTCATGTGCTTCCTACAGAACTACTAATCATGCTTACCGGATTAGCTTCCTGTCCACAACCCGTGTTCGATCGTGTGAGCAATTCCCCAAGGATTTAGCAGGATTCAAACCAGTGAAGTACAAAGATGTGCTAGATGAAACTCGTAACCCCAACTACTTGGTTGGTAAGTGTTGCTAAATTAACACTTTCGCAACATTTTCTATCACTacatctaatatatatttttattgtgtaTACTATTCAGATATTATCAGCCAGATTATTGAAATAAGTCATATTGAGCATGTTACTGTCAATGGAAAGGAGACAGAGAAGATCTCCTTAGAGTTGCGAAATTCGGAGTATGTTTTGGTTAAGTTTGAATACATTGAGATTACTATGATCTATGGCATAGCATATATTTCCTACTCTTAATTgttaatcagtttttttttatatgttagtgATGAGAGACTTCCAATGGTGCTTTGGGGGTAAATTCGCCTGTGATGTTAGTGAAGCTAAGCAGGTTCGAGCTGAGCATTTAACTGTTTTAGTTTTACGCTTTGGAAAAATCAAAGTGTGGAAAGGTATATGTATTTGACACTGTAACTTTGTAGATAAGTTTGATGTGATAACCTAACTGACATGTTGAGTCTTCTAACAGAAGAAAGAAGTGTGAGCCTACAATGTCGGTGAAATTGGGTTGAATCCTTCAATGATTGAATTAGCAAAATTCATTCCAAGGTATTTTATATCTCCTTTTAGGTTAATGTTTACTTATTCATAATATCAGAATTTTATTTTCGGATAGTTCTAATATCTTTTCATATTACTTTGTTTTAGTTTGCATAAGGATGACCTCCCTTTTGCCATTGTGGAGTCTAAGTACTTGGCCATAGTGAATGGTGTTTTCGGATAAAGATGATTTCTTTATCCACACACCAAGAAAAACCATTGCTGAGATTCTGGAAACAAAACATGTATGTTATCTTTCAACTTGGTTACAAACTATTTTAATATTCTATGTATAATCACCGTGATTATTAATGTTATTTACTAATAGATCtatgttttacaaattttgtAAGGTTGAGAAGTGTATTCTGTTGTGTACTATTGCTGCGATTGATTCAGATATGGCATAGTTTTACCTAAGCTGTAAAGTCTATTCTAAAAAAGTCTTGAGTGTCCCAACGTCTACCAATGACGATGGTAATGAGGAGGATGATTTGAAGCATACTTATTATTGTGTAAAGTGCAAGACTTACAAACCAGTGACTCTACCAAggtattttaagatttatacaCACGATTTTATATGTGTTACGGACTATAATAATGAAACTAACGGTTTGTAATGTTAATATAGGTATATATTGCATTTGGTTGTGCTTGATAACACAAGTAACACTAAGTTGCTGGTGTTTGATAATCATGCTATGCAACTATTCAATCAACCATGCTTGCAGATTACTGGACCATCAAACAAATCCGAGGTAGTAAcaccataattttatataatactgTTTCGATAAAATGTTAGGCCCTAAATCCTTATCGTATGTGTTATAGATTGAAGAAACTAACCTGCTCCCAACCGCGCTTAACAACATTATTGGTAAAACGTTCATATTCAAGATTCAAATTGAAAGGGAGAATTTTGTCTACAAACATGAAACCTAAAAGGTTTTGAAGGTCATCACAAACAAGAATTTGATATCTGATTTTGAAGAAGGCAACTCGCCAAATGTACGTTAAGTTTCTTTCGCAAACTAACTTTCTTTTCGAAGTTAACTATATTTCAGCTTATGAATTTAATTCTACTTGATGTGTACAGGCAAGTGAAGATGGTCAATTTCATGATATGGATACTCAATCAGATGCACCAGAGGTTTGTGGATACATTATTATACTTAAGCTAAAATAAGCTACCTAagtttatatttacatatattactATTGGTCtgctgtttatttatttaatttcgcAACCTGCTAAATTTTGCAGGCCTCTCTTGCCATTCAAGGCTTAGCTTCAGAGCAGTCTGAATCGTTTGATATGACTCCGGCGAAACGAATTAGGGCAGTCAGCATTGATTTCGAAGAAAGCTTTGATGAGAATTCCGCGACAAGGAATATCAGTTTCGTGAAGATTAAGAAGGAGAAGTTTGCTAAAAGTGGCTGAAGTGTGTTTTGGTAGCACTTGATGAAGAGGCTTTCGTTTTACTTTATAGGATGTTTACGCATTATTTCTCTTTacagtttttttattattcgaAGCTTTGATGTTTTGATTCTATATTTATGTTTGGTGTTTTTAAATTAATGGAAAGCCTCAATTAGCTTTTTATGTTTTGCTAATTTTTACAGTTTTTCTAAcgtgttttatttttatctctatTCAACTACTATTACAGCTCACCTAATTATTTATCAAATGCTCCGTATAGATCAAGATACAATATATAAACAATCAACATCCGGTAATTCGTCTTGTCTACCATTATCAGTTCGATGCCTACGTCTATGATAAATTAAGTTCACAGAACTTACTTGATCAAGTTTTAATTCCCCTTTTTGTTAAATAAGAACGGTTTGTAGAGTACAACTCCATGGGAAGTCTGTTACAGCTATGTTCGGAAAGACACCTGCAGGAAAagataaatcataaggactaaTGTAATATTATACAAGATATTAATTTCCTAATCCTTATGGCCCCTATGGTTTGAATAGAACCGAATCCTAATCGACGAAAGCATCATACTGGTttggaatatttattttctccaACGTTAGACAGGGGAAATGACATGTAAATTAGGTAAGTTTGAATtatgtattaatttaataaatcgtTCGAGTATAGAACTTTTTGCAGGGTATTAAAGTTTTTAAGatatattgaatatattttccttgctaaacaaattttttttttgtttatatgtatatactgtattaaatatgataaaacttCGGCTACAAGGCATTATGTGATGCTTATATAAATGATgttaatacaaaacaaaattggaATCAAATTTACACTGATCGCAAATTGTCTTACAGTTTTTTGTAGCCTATTCTATGAAGTCATCCAAATACACATGGCCAtctaatataaaagatattacattattattattgttgttataTACTACAATATACAGTCCTTTGAAGTTGAAATACAATATCAAATTATAAGaactaaaaaatcatttttttctcaagGATTTAGGTACATGGATCGATGTttgtgaattttaaattttcatatattatagtatatttcTAAAATACCTTCATATCATCTTACCCCTGTTATATATGTTTCAGGGATCCAAAATAATCAATGACTGTTCAAAGAACGAAGTGAACAGTTGGTATCAATATAACAGTATGCATATGAAAGAAGACAATTATGACAATGTCCTTGCTAATGAAGAGAAATCCGAGTATACGGAGTGGATGAAGAGTAACAAATTACATCGTCAACCAAAAACTGCTCCACATCCAGATTGTTGTTCTATAACTCATTTTGTTTGGGATCCAAATGCTAAAACTTGGCAGCctaaatatgaaatatgaagaCCTCTGTAGTCTTTAGTTGTTTTTGTTTATCCTATGTTTTGGAATGAAACTATTATCTTCTACAAGTATTCAGTACTAAAGGAATAATATATTCAGTTTTCTAATTATTAGTTGccagatttttttaatatgtgcgAACGTTGGATTGAAACTTATTATTTCTAAATGAATAATAGTTTTTGCTTTCGTAATATATAAGCATCTGCTGGTTATGTAGTtattataattacaaaaaaacatttcaatccATTTATTAAAAACCTTTGCATATTATTATACATGAGTAAAAATACTAATGAAGCTTTACGTAAAAGTTAAACCATGAAACATAATTAACAGAGGCAAAGAAGTTTTAAACTGATGGTGTATATATTATCAGTTGCTGTGAAAATTGGTTCTGGTCTCCGTTTAAAATATGTGTATTTGTTTCAAACGTGTAGAATGTCTCTACTAATTGATTAACCAACGCTGAATTTATATAACAGTTACTGAACATGAAATGTGTATCATATAAATTAATTCATCTTAGGTAGGGTTCGGTATTTGTATTTGTGTGGGCGTGGTAATCTGTAGATATATTTATCGAATTTATTAGCTTTGATACGCAAGGGTGAATAAGTTAAACAAGTAATATTTGTAATTAGTACACAAAAACTTTGGCACCAAGGTTTctaacttaattaatttttactaaCCTAAGGAAGGAATACACAATATTTCGCTTTAATATCAGTTACCGTAAATGTTATGTCAATATAAGAACGACCGTTTGTATTATCAAACATTAATTATATTCGTATATTTTGTTGCCTCTATAAACAACTgtgtatattataaaaaaaaagtaaattgtgtattaaaaaaacttcaaaattttgtgACCAAGGCTCAATCGAAATTAATTTCGAGGTAGATTAGGAAAATTTACTTGTGCTTAAAGAAAAATTGAATTTCAATTTTTAGAACACGTTAACCTAAAAACAATCCTATATAAATGAAGGCAACCACCAATTCAAATCCACCatcttacaaaaagaaaatcagtAGCCCTTAATTCGAAGCAGAAAAATGTCTATCAATTTTGTTGTCGATttgaaacctttcaaaaccatGTGGAAGATTAAGATGAAAGTAATTCGGTTGTGGAAACAATATTCAGCCGGTGGAGGTGAAACCATTGAGATGGTTCTCTGCGATCTGAAGTTTGAATGTCTTAAACATGTTTATTTGAAGACTCATGTTGTgttgtatttgttttatatagaaTGACAGTCTTTTGTGTTTCTATCTTTATACAGAGTGGTAAAATTCATGCCTCGGTGAAAAAAGAATTGGTTGCTCAGTTCGATCATTTCTTAAGACAAGGATATCCATTGATGTTGATCAATTTTTCAGTGACTCATTCATGTGGTTCCTACAGAACTACAACTCATGCTTACATGATTAGCTTCCTGTCCACAACCCGTGTTCGATCATGTGAGCAGTTGCCCGAGGATTTATCAGGTTTTGAACCAGTGAAGTACAAATATGTGTTAGATAGAACTCTTAACCCCGACTACTTGGTTGGTAAGTATTGGTAAATTAGCACTTACGCAACATTTTCTATCACTACATCTAATAACTATTTTCAATGTGTATACTCGTTAGATATTATCGGCCAGATTGTTGAAATAAGTCATATTGACCATATTTATGTCAATGGGAAGGAGACGGAGAAGATCTCCTTAGAGTTGTGAAATGAAAAGTAAGTTAATAGGCTGATCCTATACATTGAAATTTCTATAATCTATGGCATATTATCTTTTATTATACGATCTTaagttttaatctttttttttagtgatgAAAGACTTCCAATGGTGCTTTGGGGTAAATTCGCCTGTGATGTTTGTGAGGCTATGCAGGTTCAAAATGAGCATTCAACTGTCTTAGTTTTACTCTTTGGGAAAATCAAAGTGTGGAAAGGTAAAATGATTCCTcattgtaattttaatttaagtttGATTTGATAACCTAACTGTTTATCTTTTGAGTTTTCTAACAGAAGATAGAAGTTTGAGCAATGCCTACAATGTCAGAAAAATTGGGTTGAATCCTCCAATGATTGAAGTACGGAAGTTCATTGCAAGgtactatatatatactcaaAGGTTAATGTAACATAACTATaatattagaatattttttttctgagatCTAATATCTTTGtatattcctctattttagtTTGCCTAAGGATGACTTACC is a genomic window of Brassica napus cultivar Da-Ae chromosome A2, Da-Ae, whole genome shotgun sequence containing:
- the LOC125584500 gene encoding uncharacterized protein LOC125584500, which encodes MWKIKMKVIRLWKQYSAGGGETIEMSGKIHASVKKELVAQFDHFLRQGYPLMLINFSVTHSCGSYRTTTHAYMISFLSTTRVRSCEQLPEDLSGFEPVKYKYVLDRTLNPDYLVDIIGQIVEISHIDHIYVNGKETEKISLEFDERLPMVLWGKFACDVCEAMQVQNEHSTVLVLLFGKIKVWKEDRSLSNAYNVRKIGLNPPMIEVRKFIASLPKDDLPLAIVESKNSAIVNGVSAKDDFFILTPRKTIAQILETIQKCILLCTITAIDSDMGWFYLSCKVCSKRVLSVPTSSNDDGNDEDDLNHTYYC